The sequence ccttctaactatttttttattttctcaccaatttttgtatttaatatataatataataattttatttgacagttttatttaaaatataaatttattacaaAAACGGATTATTAGCACGCAATGTGTGCAACAAAGTGGCCAGTTGTAATTAAGCGTGATGCGTGGCCATCTCTTGAGTCTTGACCGTACCAAATATCATGATAgttactattattatttttttctaaaaaaagttATTGACtaattaaaaattttctaaCCGAAATggtaaataaaagataaaaacatTTTTGATGAAAACCGAAATTACATAAgttacataaaatttaaaatcgaCCAATTTACAAAACTAAATTGCAAATTTCCCTTGTATTTTGACTAACTTGAgattattatatatactagcTATAGATTTCAAATCTAGCCATTTTTCATacatgtatatgcatgttggtGATATCCCGGGAAGCCAGGGGTATCAGGGTTAAGGAGAAGCAGAAGCATCAGGAATGCTAGTCAGGGCAGTGAACAGAGCTATATCGAGTCAGGGACATTAGGGATGTATAAAGGCAGACCTGGAGCTCCAAGATCCTGGGAGGACCAGGTCTTCATGACTTAGACAAAGCCCATTTCTCCAGGACATGATCCCCACGATTGCCATAATCCCAAGCCTTCCGGCTTCATCGTGTGTGACAGGTAAACGTGGGCAACTCTTGCACCCACGACCCAGATCGTGGCCAATACCCTGGAAATGCGGAGTGACTTTCTCACTCCAAGGCTTATAAATACCTTGCCTCAGATATTTGTAGAGGTATGTTCATAAAAAATTCCAAAGCACTATATTCATTTTTCTTGAAGCCCACTCTATTTCTGagtctgacttaagcatcggagtggccccATCGGAAAACCTTCCGGCGTCCCACTAACGTTCTTTCATTTCTTTTCCTTGTGTACAGATCATCTCGATCAAGGAGGGACAAACCACACTTCATCTCTACTAGCCCGGTCAGCTCGTCAAGCCCACTATACTACCCTTGATAGCTCGGGCACTCGTTTTTATCAAACATCATCATTAGTGTCGTCTGTGGGAAACTTGTTCTATAAGACGTAGATATGGTTTCTCATGAACAAACATCACCAGAAGGCCTCCAGCAGGGCCGGAACATTATTATTCCTATGGATCAACTCGAATCATATGTTCAGATATAATACAGAAGTCGTTAGCAGCTACAAAGAACCACAATAAAAGGAAATAACAATGGAGGAAGAGGGGAATCGGGGTAATCCGCACCATAATGCCCGAACcaaagaaggagaagaagaggAAAGTTCTTGGATGCACTCAATCCAGCCTTCTGTGGCGGATGAGCTGCAGGAACTCAGAAAGAAAATACAAAAGTTAGAAGAAGAGGGTCCCAAAATGGCCTGGTCTGTTAAGATTCCGGGTTGCCCTTTTTCACAGGAGGTGATAGAGGAGCCCTTGCCATCCCATTATAAGTCGGCTAAAATCCGAGAATATGATGGGAGCACTGACCCAGAAGAGCACTTGGCTCGGTTTGAGAATGTGGCTATGCTACATTGCTATGGAGACAAGATCAAGTGCAAAGTCTTCTTAACCACTTTGGTGGATTCTGCCCAAAGATGGTTTGAAAAGTTGGAGCCGCAGAGCATTCGATCATTTGCAGATTTCAAGCAAGTGTTCTTGCAACACTTTAGCAGCAGCAAGAGGTATAAGAAAATGGCCTATAGCTTATTTGAAGCAAAGCAAGCAGGAGAAGAGTCTTTGAAAGCCTACATTAAAAGGTTCAATAAGACTGCTCTAGAGGTCCCGACCTGTGCCCAGGAGACTAAGATCACTGCCTTTACTCAAGGTCTTCGGGAGGGGGAATTTTCAAATCATTAGTAAAAAAAGCACCTCGGACTTTTGAAGACTTATTGGCTCGGGCCGAGAAATACATTAATATGGAGGAGGCCCAGAGGCAAAAGAAGGAGGCGACTCGAAGAGAGGGAGGTCGGGAACAGGGAAAAAGCAGAGAAAGTCAAGACCGCATGGGGCGTTTGTCCCGGTATGCACCACACAGAGTAATCCAGGACAGGGCTGTGCATGTATGCGAAGTAGGTGCTGAATCTCAGACTCTTGTCACTAGGGACAAATCTTTGAAGTATTGTGTTTTTCATCAGGAAGGCACACATGATACCAATGAATGCCGAACGCTACAGCAGAGACAGCAGCAACCTTATATCCGGGATGGCAAGCCGGTTCAAAAAAGGCCTCGGGGTCCGCCTTGGATCCAGGGGTCCCAGGCGCTGGTTCCCCCCAGAACTGGCGTTGTTTCCCGAGAGGGAGGGAAACAAGAGACAGGTCCTCGCACAGAGGATAGAAAATCAGGATAGGGACCATCTAAAGGGGTTATCAACATGATTTCTGGGGGATCTACTGACGGAGATTCAAACAGAGCCAGAAAGTTTTGGAGCCGGAGGGAAAGTTTGGGGGTGGAGGAAGAAAAGCCGGGTGCAGGGCCAGTCATCACGTTTGGACCCCGAGATCTGGAGGGGTTGAACCTGCCACATAATGACGTCTTGCTTATACAGGCCCGGATTGCTAACTACGATGTACGAAGGGTATTTGTAGACTCAGGAAGCTCGGTGAATGTCCTGAAACAGGACGCCTTCGAGCAGATGGATTTGCAGGGGTATGAGTTGAGCCCCGTAAAGACTGCCTTATACGGATTTGCTGGGCACACAGTACAGCCTCAAGGGGAAATATTACTACCCATAACCTTGGGAGCTGGAGATGTGAAGAAGACGATCATGACAAAGTTCACGCTGGTGGAAGCACCCTCCTCTTACAACGTCATCTTGGGGAGACCGACTATGAATGCCCTCAGAGCTGTGGCCTCAGCTTATCATTAGAAAATTAAATTTCCCGTGGGAGATAAGGTAGGAGAAGTCCGAGGGGATCAACCTTCTTCCCAAAAATGTTATGCCGAGACAGTTAGAGTCGATTACAAAAGGGCCAGGCAGATCGGGAAGGAGGGAGGCCAGGGGGAAGAGAAGTCTGTTCTGTGAAGGAGTCTAAAGGCGAATATGAAGAAGTGGAGCTGGTACTCGGGCAGTCTGGGAAGTTTTTCAGGATTGCCCGGAACATGGAAACAAATTTGGCCGAGTCACTGAAAAGCTGTCTCATCCGGAACAAGGACGTATTCGCCTGGGCTCAGGGCGATTTGATAGGAGTTTCATCTCATGTTGCGGAGCATAAACTTAATATCACCCCTGGATCCCGGCCTGTGATACAAAAGAAAATACATTTCGGAGCCGAGAAGGATAAAGTGATCGCGGAGCAGGTTCAAGAGCTACTACGGGCGGGGCACATCAAGGAGGTAAAATTTCCTATTTGGTTGTCCAATGTAGTACTAGTACCAATGGCCACAGGGAAGTGGCGAATGTGTGTGGATTTTTGGGACTTAAATAAAGCCTGTCCCAATGATTGTTATCCTTTACCCCGGATTGACCACTTGGTAGACTCCACATCCGGTTGTGAATTGTTGTGCTTTATGGATGCATATCAGGGCTATCATCAAATTCCTTTAGCCCGGGAAGATCAAGACAAAGTTAGCTTCATCACATCGGGAGGTACTTTTTGTTACGtggttatgccgtttggtctaaAAAATGCAGGGGCTACGTATCAGAGGATGATGGACAAAGTGTTCCGGGAGCAGGTGGGTCGGAACGTGGAGGTATATATGGATGATATATTGGTGAAATCTAAGACCCGAGATTGCTTTATACCCGACCTGGAAGAAACTTTTGCCACCGTTCGGCGGTACGGGATTAAGTTGAATCCAGCCAAGTGTATGTTCGGGGTGAAAAGTGGCAAATTTTTGGGGTTCATGGTGACTGAACGAGGGATAGAAGTCAACCCGGAGAAGGTAAAGCTGTTGCAGGAAATGCCTTCACCCACATCAATCAAGGAGGTACAACGGCTGACTGGGCGAATCACAGCCCTAGCCCGATTTATCGCTCGGTCAGCTCATCGTAGTTATCCCTTTTTCCAAGTGTTGCGCACAACCCAGAGGTTTGGCTGGACTGAGCAGTGCGAGCAATCCTTTCAGGAATTGAAGGAGCATCTAGCTAGCTTGCCTATCCTGGTTAAGCCAGAGCCAGAGGAAAAATTGTGGGTATATCTGTCTACTACTGAGAGGGAGGTCAGCACCATTTTGATAAAGGAGGAAAGAGGAGATCAGAGGCCCGTATACTATGTCAGTCATGCTTTGAAGGGGGCGGAGGTCAGATATGCGGAGATTGAGAAAATGGCCCTGGCTTTGGTAATAACAGCCCGGAAATTGAGACCTTATTTTTTGTCTCACCCGATAACTGTCCTTACTAATAGCCTTTTAGGGCGTATCCTGACTCATCCAGATGCCTCGGGGAGGCTTGTAAAATGGTTAGTAGAGTTGGGAGAATATGACATTGAATACCAGCCGCGTAAGGCCATTAAAGCCCAGGCCTTATCCGATTTCTTGACAGAGGTGACCACTTTTGGTCAGGAAGAGGTATGGAGAATATTTGTAGATGGAGCCAGTGATGTTGGAGGCAGTGGCATAGGAGTCATCCTGGTTTCACCCACCCAGGAGAAAATCAAAATCGTCATGACGTTGGATTTCCAGGCCTCCAATAACGAAGCCGAATATGAAGCCGTGATAGCTGGGATGCGACAGGCTCGGGAAGTCGGGGTAAgtcatattataatatattctgACTCACTATTGGTTGTCCAGCAAGTAAAGAGGACCTTCTGTACCCGAGAGgagaaattgataaaatataGTAAGGTAATTGAAGAGCTTGGGGCCAGTTTCATTACTTGGACTATAGAGCAGATACCCTGGGAAGAAAATATGGAAGCAGACGTCTTGGCTAAAAAAGCTGTAACTGGGGAAAATGGTGATAAAGAATCTCTGGTACAGAGGGAGATGGTGGCTGCTATAGAAGCCTGGGAGCCGGTCATCTGGGAAGATACATGGATGATCCCTCTGGTCAGGTATCTTACCAATGGGGATCTCCCAGCAGACAAAGGACAAGCCCGGGTCATACGAAGACAGATAGCCAGATTTGCTATCCTCGGAGGTAGGCTATACAGGCGTTCATATCAGGGTCCTTTGCTCAAATGCTTGGGGGAAGGGGAAACAGaatatgtcttgagagaagtaCACGAGGGATGCTGTGGAAACCATGGAGGGTCTATGAGTCTGGCCCGAAGGGTATTGTTGGTAGGATACTGGTGGCCCACTTTGCAGGCTGATGCATCTAAGATTGCCCGGTCTTGTGAAGGCTGTCAGAGGTTTGGTAATGTGCAGCATAGCCCGGCAAGTAATTTAAATCTGGTATGGGCCTCATGCCCCTTTGATCAATGGGGTTTGGACATAGTTGGGTCTTTTCCGCAAGCCCGGGCACAGAAGAAATTCTTATTGGTAGCCGTGGATTATTTTTCTAAATGGGTGGAGGCAGAGCCTTTGGCAAAAATAACAGAAGCTGAAGTAATGAAGTTTTTGTGGAAGAACATAGTCTGCCGATTTGGGCTCCCAAGGAAGTTGGTCTCGGATAATGGCAGGCAGTTTCAGGGGCAGAAATTGGCAGACTGGTGTGCCGAGATGGACATTAAATAGACCTTCACCTCGGTAGCCTATCCTCAAAGTAATGGTCAAACGAAGGTAACCAACCGTACTATTGTTTGATCTTTACAGGCTCGGTTGCATGGAATGGGAAAAGACTGGGTAGAGGAGATTCCGAGTGTATTGTGGGCCTATCGCACCACTCCGCATACTGCCACACAAGAATCACCTTTTAGCCTGGTATATGGTTCGGAGGCTATTCTGCCAGTAGAGATTGGACAGCCTTCAGCTCGGATTAGGGCATATGATGATACAGACAAAGGAGCCCGGGCACAAGAATTGGATCTCATTGAAGAACGAAGGGAGAAAGCGGCTCACAGAATGGAAGCCTATAGAGCTCAGGTGATGAGAGTTTATAATCAAAAAGTCAAGCCTCGGAAATTCAAAGAAGGAGAATTTGTGTTGAAGAGGGTTAATCCAGCAGGGGAAGTAGGGAAGTTAGATGCTCGATGGGAGGGGCCATACAAGCTTATCAGAAGGGTCGGTGCTAATACTTGGTACCTACAAGATAGTCAGGGACGCCTCCTTAAATGACCATGGAATGCTTTGcatttgaagaaatattttgttttttgattGTAATTAATGTCTATTAATGAAGGGGTTTATTCATTCAAGAATATtttataagcccgggaggttccaggccccggtacccatcttaagcccaaggcatatataagcccttggcattataaaagcccgggaggttccaggccccgacacctatcttaagcccaagacatatataagccattggcattatataagcccgggaggttccaggccccggcacccatcttaagcccaaggcatatataagcccttgacactatataagcccgggaggttccagaccccggcacccatcttaaagcccaaggcatatataagcccttggcattatataagcccgggaggttccaggccccggcacccatcttaagcccaaggcatatataagcccttggcattatataagcccgggaggttccaggccccaacattcatcttaagcccaaggcatatataagtcCTTGagattatataagcccgggaggttccaggccccggtacccatcttaagcccaaggcatatataagcccttgacattatataagcccgggaggttccaggccccggcacccatcttaagcccaaggcatatataagcccttggcactatataagcccgggaggttccaggccccggcacccatcttaagcccaaggcatatataagcccttgacactatataagcccgggaggttccaggccccgacacccatcttaagcccaaggcatatataagcccttggcactatataagcccgggaggttccaggccccggcacccatcttaagcccaaggcatatataaggcCTTGGCACTATATAAGCCCgtgaggttccaggccccggcactcttaggcccaaggcatatataagcccttggcattatataagtccgggaggttccaggccctggcacccatcttaagcccaaggtatatataagcccttggcactatataagcccgggaggttccaggccccggcacccatcttaagcccaaggcatatataagcccttgacactatataagcccgggaggttccaggccccggcacccatcttaagcccaaggcatatataagcccttggcattatataagcccttggcattatataagcccgggaggttccaggccccagcacctatcttaagcccaagacatatataagcccgggaggttccaggccccgacacccatcttaagcccaaggcatatataagcccttggcattatataagcccgggaggttccaggccccgacacccatct comes from Henckelia pumila isolate YLH828 chromosome 4, ASM3356847v2, whole genome shotgun sequence and encodes:
- the LOC140861889 gene encoding uncharacterized protein; amino-acid sequence: MGKDWVEEIPSVLWAYRTTPHTATQESPFSLVYGSEAILPVEIGQPSARIRAYDDTDKGARAQELDLIEERREKAAHRMEAYRAQVMRVYNQKVKPRKFKEGEFVLKRVNPAGEVGKLDARWEGPYKLIRRVGANTWYLQDSQGRLLK
- the LOC140861888 gene encoding uncharacterized protein, with the protein product MISGGSTDGDSNRARKFWSRRESLGVEEEKPGAGPVITFGPRDLEGLNLPHNDVLLIQARIANYDVRRVFVDSGSSVNVLKQDAFEQMDLQGYELSPVKTALYGFAGHTVQPQGEILLPITLGAGDVKKTIMTKFTLVEAPSSYNVILGRPTMNALRAVASAYH